One genomic window of Bacteroidota bacterium includes the following:
- a CDS encoding formyltransferase family protein, producing GATSHYVTTELDAGPIIEQDVTRVSHKDSVDTFIRKGRDLEKIVLSRAVYAHIQHRILVYNNRTVVFS from the coding sequence GGGGCCACCAGCCACTATGTTACTACCGAACTGGATGCGGGACCTATTATCGAACAGGATGTAACCCGTGTCAGCCATAAGGATTCTGTGGATACGTTTATCCGCAAAGGAAGGGATTTGGAAAAGATCGTTCTTTCGCGTGCCGTTTATGCCCATATCCAGCACAGAATCCTGGTTTATAACAACCGTACCGTAGTGTTC